From the genome of Minwuia thermotolerans:
CCATCGGCGTGAACACGCCCAGGCGCATGTCGCTTTCGTGCTCGAGGCCCCGGCTGAGCGCGACCGCGCCGTCCATGGCGCACAGATAGGTGTAGGTGTGGGAAATCATCACCGCCTTCGGCGCGGCGGTCGTGCCGGAAGTGAACAGGATTTCCCAGATGTCGTCGCCGTGGATGGTGACGTCGGGTTCCCCGGCGGACTGCCGGTCGACGAACGTGTCGTAATCCGGAACCGCGCCGTCCCTGTCCCCGCCGATGATGACGACAGGCTCCGCGCCGGCCGCGGTGAACGCGCCGCCCAGCTTCTCCCACAGCGGCGCGTCGACGATGGCGTGGCGCGCCTCGACCCGCTGCAGCGCATCGGTGATCACGTCCGGCGCCATCATGGCGTTGACCGGCGCGGCGACCAGCCCGGCCTTGGCGATGGCGATTTTCGACAGCCAGCCCTCGACCGAATTGTCGCAGAGCATCGCGATCCGGCTTGCCGGCTCCAGCCCCAGCGCCAGAAGGCCGTTGGCCATGCGGTTTATCAGTTCGTTGGCGCGGGCATAGGTGACGCGCGCGTTCTCCGGATTCACCGTGGCGTCCGGCCCGGCGACGATCGCCAGCTTGTCCGGGTCGTTCCAGGTATAGCGTTCGATGACGTCGCCGACGGAAACCCGGTTCCATCGCCGGTCGTTGCGCCGATTGTGGAAATTCTCGACGTCGAGGCCGAAATCGTCGGTCATGGCGTCCTCCCCAAGATGCCTGTGGCGCCAAGACTATGCCGGACTTGCCTTCGCGCCAACGGGCAGCAGATCAGGGTCGGGCCGAACGGGGAGAGGAAGAACCGGAATGATCGTGAACACCGAAATCACCGACGGCGTCGCCGTCATCACAATGGACGACGGCAAGGCGAACGCCATCGGCCACGAGATGCTGGACGCGCTGGAGCCGGCGCTGGCGAAGGCGGCGGAGACCGCCCGGGCCGTGGTCCTCACCGGACGCAAGGGCGTCTTCTGCGGCGGCTTCGATCTGAAGACGATGCAGGGCGCGACGCCCGACGAGGTGGACCGCCTGGTGCGGCGCGGCGGGCGGATGATCCAGACCCTCTACGGCTATCCGAAGCCGCTGGTGGCCGCGGCGAGCGGACACGGCATCGCGCTCGGCGCGCTGATGCTGCTGGCCTGCGACACGCGCGTGGGCGCGGGCGGCGACTTCAGATACGGCCTGAACGAGACGGCGATCGGCCTCGAACTGCCCGTGTTCGGGCTGGCGCTGGCGCGCGACCGGCTGGCGCAGGCAGAGATGACCCCGGCGGTGATCCAGGCCCGGCTCTATGACGCGGCGGGCGCAGTGGCCGCCGGCTATCTGGACGAGGCCGCGGCCCCGGACGCCGTCATCGGCCGCGCGGTCGAGATAGCGAAGGCGCTCGGCGAGCTCCCGTCGGCGACCTATCACGCGACCAAGATCAACTGCCGCCGCGAGACCATGAACACCATCGCGGCCAGCCTGGCGGATTGACGGCGGGGCCTGAGTCCCGCGCGGCGCGGAGACCCGCACGGCGCAATTGAAGGAGTCAGTCCCGCACCGTATGCGCGTGATTGAGGGGGCCGTGGCCGGAGCCATAGCCCGGCGCGGTGCGGATCGCCTCCAGCACATAGGCCCGGGCGCGCTCGACCGCCGCCCGAAGCGGCATTCCCTGCGCCAGCCCTGTGGCGATGGCCGAGGCGGTGGTGCAGCCGGTGCCGTGAGTGTGCGGCGTGTCGATGCGCCTGCCCTCGAAGACTTCGAAGCCGTCGGCGGTAGCCAGCAGATCCGTCAGCCGCGCGCCCTTCAGGTGCCCGCCCTTCAGCAGCACCGCCTTCGGCCCGAAGCCGAGCAGCCGCTCGGCGGCGCGCTTCATGGCGTCGAGATCCTCGATGGGCATATCGGCCAGCACCGCGGCCTCCGGCAGGTTGGGCGTCAGCACGTCGGCGCGGGGCAGAAGCTCGGCAATGACCACGTCGGTGGTGTCCGCATCGAGCAGGCGCGCGCCGCCCTTGGCGACCATGACCGGATCGACCACGACCAGTGCGCCCTTGCCGTGATCGTCGATGCAGCGGACCACCGTCTCGATCACCGCGCGCTTGTGCAGCATGCCCGTCTTGATCGCGTCGACGCCGATGTCGGCGACGGTCAGCCGGAACTGCTCGGCGATGAAGTCGACGGGAATCTCGTGGATGGCGTGAACGGTGTGGGTGTCCTGCGCCGTCAGCGCGGTAATCGCCGTCGCCGCGTAGCCGCCCAGCGCGGTCACGGTCTTGATGTCGGCCTGGATGCCGGCGCCGCCGCCCGAATCCGAGCCGGCGGCGATCAGCACGCGTCCCTTCATCGCCGTCATTCGTCGCTCGCTGCGGCGCGGGTGACGGCCTCCGCGATGTCGTCGACGATCTCGCGGATCACCGCCTCGTCCTCGCCCTCGCCCATGACGCGGATCAGCGGCTCGGTGCCCGACTTGCGGATCAGCAGCCGCCCCGTCGCGCCCAGGCGCTTCTCGCCATCGGCAATGGCCTGCTTGACCTTCGGATGCTCCAGCGGCGCGCCCTTGCCGAAGCGCACGTTCTTCAGGATCTGCGGCAGCGGGTCGAACAGGCGCACGGCCTCGGAGACCGGCTTGCCGCCCTCGGCGATCACCGCCAGCGCCTGCAGCGCCGCCAGGGTGCCGTCGCCGGTGGTGGCGTAGTCGCTCAGCACGATGTGGCCCGACTGCTCGCCGCCGACATTGTAGCCGTCGGCGCGCATGCGTTCGACGACATAGCGGTCGCCGACCTTGGTGCGGATCATCTGCAGGCCGAGGCCGTTCAGATAGCGTTCCAGTCCCATGTTCGACATCACGGTGGTGACCACGCCGCCGCCGCGCAACCGCTCCTCCTCGGCCCAGCGGCTGGCGATCAGCGCCATCAGCCGGTCGCCGTCGACCTCCCGGCCACGCTCGTCGACCATGATCATGCGATCGGCGTCGCCGTCGAGCGCGATGCCGACATCCGCCCCCAGCTTCACCACCTTCTCGCGCAGCATCGCGGTGTTGGTCGAGCCGCAGCCATCGTTGATGTTGAAACCGTTGGGCTTGTCGCCGATGGCGATGACGTCGGCCTCGAGCTCCCAGAGCGCGGTCGGCGCGACCTTGTAGGCGGCGCCATTGGCGCAATCGATGACGATCTTCAGCCCGTTCAGGCGCTTGCCGCGCGGGAAGGTGCTTTTCACGAACTCGATATAGCGCCCGCCGGCGTCATCCAGCCGCTGGGCGCGGCCCAGGTCCCGCGGCTTGGCCAGGCGTCCGCGCACGCCGTTGTCCATGCCCGCCTCGATCTCCGCCTCGGTCTCGTCGGATAGCTTGAAGCCGTCCGGCCCGAACAGCTTGATGCCGTTGTCATGGAACGGATTGTGGGAGGCCGAGATCATCACGCCCAGATCGGCGCGCAGGCTGCGGGTGAGAATGGCGATGGCCGGTGTCGGCAGGGGGCCGACCATGACCACGTCCATGCCGACCGAGGTGAAGCCGGCGGCCAGGGCGGGCTCCAGCATGTAGCCGGACAGGCGCGTGTCCT
Proteins encoded in this window:
- a CDS encoding crotonase/enoyl-CoA hydratase family protein — protein: MIVNTEITDGVAVITMDDGKANAIGHEMLDALEPALAKAAETARAVVLTGRKGVFCGGFDLKTMQGATPDEVDRLVRRGGRMIQTLYGYPKPLVAAASGHGIALGALMLLACDTRVGAGGDFRYGLNETAIGLELPVFGLALARDRLAQAEMTPAVIQARLYDAAGAVAAGYLDEAAAPDAVIGRAVEIAKALGELPSATYHATKINCRRETMNTIAASLAD
- the thiD gene encoding bifunctional hydroxymethylpyrimidine kinase/phosphomethylpyrimidine kinase, yielding MKGRVLIAAGSDSGGGAGIQADIKTVTALGGYAATAITALTAQDTHTVHAIHEIPVDFIAEQFRLTVADIGVDAIKTGMLHKRAVIETVVRCIDDHGKGALVVVDPVMVAKGGARLLDADTTDVVIAELLPRADVLTPNLPEAAVLADMPIEDLDAMKRAAERLLGFGPKAVLLKGGHLKGARLTDLLATADGFEVFEGRRIDTPHTHGTGCTTASAIATGLAQGMPLRAAVERARAYVLEAIRTAPGYGSGHGPLNHAHTVRD
- the glmM gene encoding phosphoglucosamine mutase; protein product: MGRKYFGTDGIRGRANDEPMTAERALSVGLAAGRVFMRGNHRHRVVIGKDTRLSGYMLEPALAAGFTSVGMDVVMVGPLPTPAIAILTRSLRADLGVMISASHNPFHDNGIKLFGPDGFKLSDETEAEIEAGMDNGVRGRLAKPRDLGRAQRLDDAGGRYIEFVKSTFPRGKRLNGLKIVIDCANGAAYKVAPTALWELEADVIAIGDKPNGFNINDGCGSTNTAMLREKVVKLGADVGIALDGDADRMIMVDERGREVDGDRLMALIASRWAEEERLRGGGVVTTVMSNMGLERYLNGLGLQMIRTKVGDRYVVERMRADGYNVGGEQSGHIVLSDYATTGDGTLAALQALAVIAEGGKPVSEAVRLFDPLPQILKNVRFGKGAPLEHPKVKQAIADGEKRLGATGRLLIRKSGTEPLIRVMGEGEDEAVIREIVDDIAEAVTRAAASDE